AACCTTCCACGATAGCCGCTCGAATTAACTGCCCAGTTCCGCAAGAAGTGGCTATACGCAGATCATTCTCTTCAGGTTTAACGAGGGTGAGACCGGAAGCAGTGGCCATCTCAATCACTGCCGTTCCGTCCGGCAAAATGCCCCACTCAGCCATAATCTCAGTCCCTTGAGGACCATCTACTAACTGCTTAAACCGCTGCCCCCCATTCACCAACAGTGCATCGAGTGTGCCCTCGCCGCCATCCGCTAACGGCATGATAGTTAGCCTCGCATCCGGCCATACCTTCCTCACTCCAGCCGAAATCGCTTCCGCTGCTGCTTTTGCAGAAAGAGTACCTTTGAATGAATCAGGGCAGATGAGGACATTCAAATTCTTACCTTCCATAAGGGTTTGGCGCGGAAGGGGTATCTGCTTGCTCACGTTTGATGCGTTGATCATCACGAGATAGATGCCGCAAATCACCGGATGAAATCACCCGAATAGCAGCTTGCGGTTGGATTGGGCACTTATTCTCGCACATCCCACAACCAACGCACTTTTCGTCATTCACGAACGGTCGCCGACGCCCATCTACAACCTTCCAATGAACTGCACGAAAAGAACAAACCTCGTCGCAAACCAGGCATTCCTTATCTTCTGCCCATACCAAACATTGGCTTCGGTCGATACAGGCGCGACCGATATATAAATGAGACTTTTCCTGAGCCGTAAATGGCTTGATAGCGTCCGTTGGACAAACCTGACCGCAGAGGGTGCAGTTCTGAGAACAATACCCGAGCCGTGGAACCAAAATTGGTGACCAAAAGCCTTCTAACCCCGCTTCAGAAAAAGTAGGTTGAAGACCATTAGTTGGGCATGCTTTCATGCACAATCCACAACGAGTGCAGCGGGTGAGGAACTCTTCCTCAGCCAAGCTGCCGGGCGGGCGAATTAGGTACGGGCTTGAAGACTTTATACCGCTACTACCAACACGCTTTGAACCTGCGTCTCCTCTTGCTAACCCAACTCCAAGCAGTCCGACCCCCATCGCGCCAAGCATTCTTCGCCGAGTAAGGTCGGTTTCAGTGTGAAAACCTTCTTTTTTTGCGCTAATCGGAAACGATGTCAGCCCCG
This portion of the bacterium genome encodes:
- a CDS encoding 4Fe-4S binding protein; this translates as TSPVPVDGIMLLDPLVALSSSIASRNIHLEMVIPAGIILLLTIFLGRFFCGWLCPMGTVIDLSDRFLVRRRKEEGQSRFRNFKYYLLIALLASTVFSVQWTYLFDPLSLITRTFIWVLAAPIMMAARQIGGFGWVYQIAPGFSQSSLIPEMQPYFQMNLLAAVIFAGILALGLISKRFWCRNLCPLGALLALFSKFGLVRRQTDRESCLECRKCEFSCKMGAIMPNPRDYQATECVYCFNCVEACGTGLTSFPISAKKEGFHTETDLTRRRMLGAMGVGLLGVGLARGDAGSKRVGSSGIKSSSPYLIRPPGSLAEEEFLTRCTRCGLCMKACPTNGLQPTFSEAGLEGFWSPILVPRLGYCSQNCTLCGQVCPTDAIKPFTAQEKSHLYIGRACIDRSQCLVWAEDKECLVCDEVCSFRAVHWKVVDGRRRPFVNDEKCVGCGMCENKCPIQPQAAIRVISSGDLRHLSRDDQRIKREQADTPSAPNPYGR